A stretch of the Aegilops tauschii subsp. strangulata cultivar AL8/78 chromosome 4, Aet v6.0, whole genome shotgun sequence genome encodes the following:
- the LOC141021977 gene encoding uncharacterized protein, translated as MDDFLNTTEYHPIVADGNMKLDVWYTNEPSKVEEIIGLYEDWLREEKHKARTECPALKDFLENRGITFSSVGVRNIRDALFQDFIRIPKGYHIDIQEKFMIKGGEERDSMEELAGAIIDESYSQLESSFPELLRHYWDWKPLTFDHLKYGATEGYVSYELYRRFLSMRDILHRRCLPDLRWRGRF; from the exons ATGGACGACTTTTTGAACACCACtgagtaccatcctatagttgccGATGGTAACATGAAGCTCGACGTGTGGTACACCAACGAGCCTAGCAAGGTGGAGGAGATCATTGGCTTATACGAGGACTGGTTGCGCGAGGAGAAGCACAA GGCCAGGACGGAGTGCCCTGCCCTGAAGGATTTCCTTGAGAATAGAGGTATAACTTTCTCTAGTGTGGGCGTCAGGAATATTAGAGATGCTCTTTTTCAAGATTTCATCAGAATTCCAAAAGGGTACCACATCGACATCCAAGAGAAGTTTATGATCAAAGGCGGCGAAGAAAGGGACTCCATGGAGGAGTTAGCAGGAGCCATCATTGACGAATCTTATTCGCAGCTGGAGTCATCTTTTCCAGAACTTCTTCGTCACTACTGGGATTGGAAGCCACTTACTTTTGATCACCTGAAATATGGAGCTACT GAAGGGTATGTGAGCTATGAGCTATACCGCCGGTTTCTGTCGATGAGGGACATCCTGCATCGTCGCTGTCTTCCTGATCTCAGATGGCGAGGACGTTTCTGA
- the LOC141021979 gene encoding uncharacterized protein → MDEFRNTTERLFIDADGNTKLDVLYTNEPHKVEEILTLYEEWLREDRYKFVGLDLEYTREDYFDRSRKVAVMQLAMRKHVLVYHLCKARTECAALKDFLRNKGLHDYWEWKLLSLEHLKYAAIDGYVSYELYRRVLSMKDMMHPRCLPDPGRR, encoded by the exons ATGGACGAATTCAGGAACACTACTGAGCGTCTCTTTATAGATGCTGATGGTAATACCAAGCTCGATGTGTTGTACACCAATGAGCCCCACAAGGTGGAGGAGATTCTTACTCTCTATGAGGAATGGCTGCGTGAGGACAGGTACAAGTTTGTTGGTCTTGATCTGGAGTACACACGAGAGGATTATTTTGATCGTAGTAGAAAAGTTGCCGTTATGCAACTGGCGATGCGCAAGCATGTTCTTGTTTATCACTTGTGCAAGGCCAGGACGGAGTGCGCTGCTCTGAAGGATTTCCTTCGGAACAAAG GTCTGCATGACTACTGGGAATGGAAGCTGCTTTCCCTTGAACACCTGAAATATGCGGCAATT GATGGGTATGTCAGCTACGAGCTCTACCGCCGAGTTCTGTCTATGAAGGACATGATGCATCCTCGTTGTCTTCCCGACCCCGGACGCCGTTGA